The DNA window TTTCTCCCGGAGTTCGGTGGATCAGGTGATGAAAATCGCCATGCCGACCAGAAGAAGAATGATGACAATTACCGTCCGTGCGGTAAACCGCATGAAACCGTCGAATGTCTTTTCCTGAACATCCGTGTTCATTTCGCCGTGCTTGTAATCTGCCATTGCCGCAGCCCTTTTCTGTAATCGTTGTTCAGAGGCCTAATGGATTCTGTGACCGCTGTCACGCGCATAGCTGTGCGCAGCGACTCTGTGACCCGCACGCGCAGACCGGGCGCTCAGCCGGTGCCACCCTCTTCGAGATCCTGCACCAGCCGGAAGCCAATACGCGCAGGTTTCGCACGCTCATGCGGTTTGGGCAGGGCCCGCAGCATTACGCTGAGCTGACTGACGTGCTGGACGAGCTGTGTGCGCCCGCCGGTGGCATCAGTGCCGTAAAACGTCACGATGTCAGGGTCGAAATACCCCATTCCCTCAATGCGCAGCACACCGGCATCACCGCCGGCAAAGCCCATGGCGACCTCGTGATCGTTGTCGAGGTCCTGCTCAAAGTTGCGGATATAGAGGATCATGCGCTCATAGGCCCATCTGGCCGGGGATTTCTTTTCCTCCGCCGGACCTTTCATCACGTCAGGCAGCAGAATGTCAGAGGCGCTCCTGCACGCAGGATCGGTGTGAACCTCATGCAGCTTTGGTTTGCCTGCAGATTTTCCTGCTTTTTTGCCCATTTTCAGTCCCTGCGCTGATAAATCCATGCATCGTCATCGCGGCGCGCGCGGGTGACCTGCCCTGTCTGGTACAGGTGGCTCAGATGCGCAACCGCTTCGACGAGTGCCAGACCGTATTCCGCGTCGCCGATGTTGCGCCGGAAAAGCGGCATGAAACAATCACCCGCCGCCTGAGGTGTATCCAGAAAGGTCATCAGTCGTTTCAGCGCGCCGTGGTGATTGTCAATGAGCTGGCGCATACGCAGGGGCAGACCGGTGAAGGGCAGTTTGTGCCCGCCCAGCACAAAATGATCGTCGCGCGCCATACCCGCAAACCGCTCGCAGCTTTCCAGCCAGTCGCCGATCGGATCAGCCATCGGTTCAGTGGCATAGACCCCGATATTGGGGCTGATCGAGGGCAGAATCTGATCAGCGGAGATCACCAGATCGTCGTCCCGGCTCCAGAACGTCGCCTGCTCGGGTGCATGTCCGTGACCGGTGTGAATGTCCCAGGTCCGGCCGCCCATTGTGATGCTGTCACCGTCCGCGATGCGGGTAAAACCCAGCGGCAGCGGCGCCACAACATCCGCAAAATTGAACGGGCGTTCGCTTTCGCGTTTTGCCAGCACCTCCGGGGCCATGCCGGCGCTGCGATAGAAAGCCACGGTTTCGGGTACCGGTACATCCTGCGCATCCAGCGTCAGCATGCGCGCCATCAGCCAGGCGGTTCGCGTTGTGACCAGCTCAGCCCCCTGCGTGGTCTGAAACCAGCCCGCAAGCCCGATATGGTCCGGATGATGGTGAGTGACAATAACACGGCGCACTGGCTTTCCGCCCAGCGGTCCCTGCATCAGGTTTTCCCAGATCGCGCGGCTGCGCTTTGAGGCAAAGCCCGTGTCAATCACCGTCCAGCCGTCGCCGTCATCCAGCGCATAGACATTGACGTGATCAAGCTTCATCGGCAGTGGAAGGCGCATCCACAGGACACCATCAGCGACCTCGACGGCGGCGCCCCCGGCGGGGGGCTCTTCAAAAGGGTAGCGCAGGCCTTCGGTCGGGCGGTCCTTCATCAGGCCGCCAGATCATCGTCGGTCAGGCTGTAGAGATCTTCGGCGCCGGCCTGTGCATGGGCCAGAAGCCCCTCATGCTCGGGCAGCAGACGGGTGATATAGAACCGCGCCAGCTTTTCACGCGCGCCGCCACGATCGGCCAGAGCCGCGCGCAGGTGCACATATCCGCCCAGTACCCGGGCAAAGGCCCGCTGGTAGGGGACCGCGCCGGCAAACCGGTCATCCGGGTCGCTTTGCGCAACCAGCCACTCGGTGGCTTCGCGTTGTGTTTCACAAGCCTGCCAGACGGCCTCGCCCAGATCAGGCAGAACCGCGCGCGCCTCGGACGCACAGGCAGCGACCTCGTCGAGAAGCCGGAAAGCTGCTTCGCCACCGTCCATCATCTTGCGGCCGACAAGGTCCATCGCCTGGATGCCATTGGTGCCCTCATAGATCGCCGTTACCCGGACATCGCGGCAGAACTGCGCAGCACCGGTTTCCTCAATGAACCCCATGCCGCCGTGTACCTGAAGGCCCATATCCGACACCGCGATCCCGGTTTCCGTACCAAAGGATTTGTTGATCGGGGTCAGCAGGGCCGCGCGGGCCTTCCATTCCGCATCTCCGGTTGCCCGTGCCAGATCAATCGCCATGGCGCAGCTCAGCGCGATCCCGCGGGCTGCAAAGACTTCGGCCTTCATCGTGCTCAGCATCCGGCGCACATCGGCATGATCAGTGATTGTGCCACTGGCGTTTTCGCGCCGCGACCGGCCCTGTTTTCGGTCGGTGGCATAGGCCCATGCGTGCTGAAACGCGGCTTCGGCCACACCGATCCCCTGGATGCCGACGCCAAGGCGCGCGTTATTCATCATGGTGAACATGGCAGCCATGCCGCCCTGCTCCGCGCCGATCAGCCATCCCGTGGCACCGTCATATTCCATCACCGCGGTGGGCGAGCCGTGCAGACCGAGTTTGTGCTCAAGGCTCACCACCCGCAGGCTGTTCGCCACGCCCGGATTTCCCGCATTATCCGGCAGGTATTTGGGCACGATAAAGAGGCTGATGCCCTTGGTGCCGGCCGGCGCGCCCGGCAACCGGGCCAGCACCAGGTGGCAGACGTTTTCCGCAACATCATGATCACCCCAGCTGATGTAGATTTTCTGTCCGCTGACCGCGTAGGTGCCGTCACCCTTCGGTTCGGCTTTTGTGCTCAGTGCGCCGACATCCGACCCGGCCTGCGGTTCGGTCAGGTTCATGGTCCCCGACCATTCGCCCGCGATCAGTTTCGGCAGATAAAGGTCCTTGATTGCATCTGAGGCATGATGTTCGAGCGCTTCGATCTGACCCTGCGACATCAGCGGGGCAAGCTGCAGCGACAGGCACGCACCGCTCATCATGTCATTGACCGCAGAGGCCAGCGTCACCGGCAGACCCATACCGCCGTTTTCCGGATCGGCTGTGATCCCGATCCATCCGCCGTCGGCAATTGCGGACCAGCCGCCGGCATAGCCGGGCGAGGTGCGCACAACACCGTTTTCCAGCCGCGCCGGATGCAGATCACCGGGGCGCTGCAACGGGGCAAGGACCTCGTCGGAAACCCTGCCGGCTTCGGTCAGGATGGCCTGGGTTACGTCTTCTGTGCTGTCCGCAAAAAGCTCTGTCTCACGCAGCTGATCAAAATCAACAATGTGTTTGAGAATGAACGCAAAGTCTTCGACAGGCGCGTGATAAGGCATCTTCATATTCTCCGGACGTCGGGCATGGTATCTTGGCAAATGAGGGCACAGGTTATATGGCCCCGGGGCAATCATGAAGCGACGGGTCTTCGACAGCAACCAGAACGCGGCGTCACAATTTTTATGCACAAAGACCCAACAGTTACCCTCGCCGCAGATGCCGCGGGACTGCAGCAGGCAGCGGCCCTTCTGCGGGCCGGCGCACTGGTCGCCTTCCCCACTGAGACGGTTTACGGGCTTGGCGCGGATGCGCGCAACGGGGCGGCGGTCGCGGCGGTATATGCGGCCAAGGGGCGACCGTCGTTCAACCCGCTGATTGTGCATGTGCCTGACGTCGCCGCAGCACGGGAACTGACGGTCTGGAACGATGCCGCATCAGTGCTTGCCCGGGCGTTCTGGCCTGGTCCGCTGACGCTGGTGCTGCCACTGAAACAGGGGCACGGTCTGGCATCGCTGATCACCGCAGGGCTTGACACCGTGGCAATCCGGGTGCCGGCGCATCCGGCGGCCCGCGCTTTGCTGCAGACCTTCGGCGGCCCGGTTGCGGCACCTTCGGCGAATCCCTCGGGACGGATCAGCCCGACGCGTGCCTCTCATGTTCTGGCCGGACTGGATGGCAGGATCGCGGCGGTGCTGGATGACGGGCCCTGCGCGGTCGGCCTGGAAAGCACGATCGTAGGGTTTGACCCGGCACCTTTGCTGCTGCGCGCGGGCGGAGTGCCGGCAGAGGCGGTGAGCAGTATCCTTGGACAGCCGCTTGCATCCCCGGGCGGCGATACCATCACCAGCCCCGGACAGATCGCATCGCACTATGCCCCGGGTGCGCCTGTGCGGCTGAATGCGACGCGGCCGCGACCGGGCGAGGTGATGCTTGGCTTTGGCGACATCCCCGGCGATCTGACGCTTTCTGCGACAGGTGATCTGCAGGAGGCCGCAGCGACGCTTTTTGATCATCTGCATGCGCTCGATGCCACGGGGCGTCCGATCGCCGTGGCACCGGTGCCGGAACACGGTCTGGGAGAAGCGATTAATGACAGGCTGCGGCGGGCTGCGGCACCGCGCTGACAATCAGGTGCTGTCAGGCGCGCCCGGCATCCGCAGAGAGCAGGACCGGGTCGACCCCAAGAGATTCCAGTGCCGCCGTCCATTTGGCTCGCGCAGGCGTGTCAAAGACCAGCGCGCGGCTTGCGTCGGCGGTCAGCCAGCCATTGCGGGCAATCTCGGATTCCAGTTGTCCCGGCCCCCAGCCCGCATACCCCAGCATCATCAGCGCGCGTTCAGGCCCCTGCCCGCGGGCGATTTCTTCGAGAATATCCATGGTCGCAGTCATCGCAAAGCCACCGGTCACCAGCAGCGTGTGCAGATGCGACTGATAATCCTGCGAATGCAGCACAAAGCCGCGACCGGTCTCTACCGGGCCACCGAAATGCACGACCATGGCCGCTGCGTCTTCGACCGGCGTAATTTCAAGCTGGTCCAGCACATCGCTCATGCGGATATCCGGGCTGGGTTTATTCAGGATCAGCCCCATGGCCCCCTTGTCCGAATAGGCACAAAGCAGCACCACTGAATGCTCAAACCGCGGATCGCCCATGCCGGGCATTGCAACCAGCAGTTTGCCCGTCAGATCCATCTGGTCGCCATGCTGATCGTTGTCCGTCATGCCGGATACAATGGCGCGGAGTGATGTGGCACACAAGTCCCCGGCGCGGCCCGGCGAAACATGGCTGACCGGATCGTGACTTGGCATTTCAGAGCGCTGCGGCCATATCGGTAGTATGACACGTTTTGCGCTCGCCACCGCTTTCACCGCGCTCTGCGCCCTGCCTGCCGCTGCCTGGGACGGGGCCGCGGCTCCTGTGACTGCTCAGGTCCTGCCGGGATGGGTCACAGCGGACGGAACCTATGTCGCGGCGCTGCACCTGCAAATGGCGCCGGGGTGGAAGACCTACTGGCGGGCCCCGGGTGATGCCGGCATTCCGCCCAGCTTTGACTGGTCCGCCTCGCGCAATCTCGGAAGTGTGTCCGTGTCCTGGCCCACACCGCAGATTTTCGATCAGAACGGAATGCGTTCGATCGGGTATTCGGGCGATCTGGTCATCCCTCTTTATGTTTCACCCGTAACCTCCGGCCAGGCGGTTGATCTCAGCGTCGGCATGGATCTGGGGGTCTGCTCGGATGTCTGCGTGCCCTGGCAGCTTGATATGGCAGCAACCCTGAATGATACCGGCGGCAAACCGGTGCCGGCGATTGCCGCAGCCCTGGCGCAGCGCCCGCTGAGTGCCGGCGAAGCCGGCGTCACGGCGGCCACCTGCCGGATCGAGCCGACATCAGACGGCCTGCGGGTTGAGGCCCGCGTCAGCCTGCCTGCGGCCGGTGGTGCCGAGGTTGTGGTTCTCGAGCCGGGCGTTCCCGGTGTCTGGGTCAGCGAAGCACAGACCCGCCGTCAGGGCGGTGACGTAATCGCAGTTTCGGAAATGATCCACGCCCGGGACGGTGCATTTGCACTGGACCGGTCGGCCATCCGGATCACCGTGCTGGGCGGGGCACACGGCGTGGATATTCAGGGCTGCACACCCGGCTGACGGCGCGCGCTGCCCGGGGCACGCAGCATCACAGCCCCTGCGGCATACCCCAAAGCCGAAATCACAGCGGCCCCTGCCAGAAAGACCATCAGTGCACCGGCAACGGATGTCTCGTCGGCTCCGACAGGAACAGGACCGCGCAGACCGGGCATCATGCTGCCGGTAATGATCGTCCACCCGAGCGTTGCAGCCCCCCAGGCGAGCACCAGGCCCCAGAGTAACATAAAACTCATGCGGATACGGCGGACCGGCGCCCCGAGGCCGCGGCGCATCGCCCGGATCTGCCTGCTGATGTCGTGCTGAACCGCTATCAGAGCAGGCACGACCAGTAACACGAGGATCATGCCGAACCCCAGGCCGTAGACCAGCGTGATGACTGTGGGCTTGAGGAACTGTGCCTGCCTGCTGGTCTCATAAAGCAGTGGCGTCATGCCCAGCACCGTGGTGAGCGTCGTCAGCATCACCGGGCGCAGGCGGTCCGTCGCCCCGTCGATGATCGAGGGGATCAAACCGCGGTCTTCGGCATAGTCGTCAATGGTGGTGATCAGCACGATGGAATCGTTGATAATGATCCCCGTCATGCCCAGCAGGCCGACAACCGTGAACATGCTCAGGGGTATTTCCCAGGCAGCGTGCCCGTAAATCGTGCCAACGAGGCCAAAGGGGATGATCGCCATCACAATCACCGGACGGCTCCAGCTCCCGAATACCCAGGCGAGGGCTACATAGATACCGGCCAGACACAAAAGCATGCCTGATGCCGCGTCCGACAGGAACCGGTTTTCGTCCTCCGCGAGGCCCGCGATTTCATAATCGACCTGATAGGTGCTCGCGATGCGCGGCATCAGATCGTCGCGCAGAAAGCGCGTGACCTCTGTGGCGCGCTCCGGATCATCCTCCGAAATATCGCCTGTGACGGTAATTTCGCGCACGCCGTTGGTGCGGCGCACAGACCGGAAGCCGGCACGGCGTTCGACCGTCACGATATCGGCCAGGGGCACGTAACCGCCATCGGGTGTGCGCATCTGAGTACCCGCCAGAAAATCAGCCGTCAGCTCTTCTTCCGGCAGTTCCACGCGGATTTCAGTGCTGCGTGTGCCATCGGGGAAGGTTGCAGCCTCGATACCAGCCAGCCTGTTGCGCAGGCTGCGCCCGAGCTCGTCAATGGTAAAGCCAAGCGCCTGGCCCTGAGGTGTCAGATCCAGAAGCAGCTCGTCGATGTCATAGGAAAGGCTGTCCTGCAGCGCACTGACTTCGGGGTAATCTGCCAGCTCGGACTGCATCTCCAGACTGGCGGCTTTCAGCCCGGCGGCACCAGCGCCCGAGAGCTTTACGCTGATGGCATCGCTTTGCGGTCCCCGGCGTTCACCGCGGAAGGCAACTGTCTCGGCAAGGGGGTGGCGGACCACGAGCTGCTGCAGATCGGAGACAAAGGCCGAACTGGTAAATTCGCGTGCGTCCGCATCGATGAGTTCGATCGAAATGCCGCCCTGCAGGTCTTTGTCGCGCGATCCCGCGCCGCTGAGCCCGCGTCCGAAAGCGCCGCCGACCTGAGCGATGACGGTGTCGACGGGGTCGGTCCCGTAGCGCTCGGTGTAATCGGCGCGCAGGGCACCGGTGGCACGCTGCATTTCGTGCATCATCGCGAGCGCGTCATCCTTGGAGGCGGTTTCGGTCATCATGAAATTACCACGGATCGTGCCGCGCTCCGGTGCATCAAAGAACCGCCACTGGATATCACCACGAATAAAGACCGCCACCTGCGAGGCAAGAATGGCGAGAACGCCCGCGAGGACGACATAGCGCGCCGCCACCACTCCGGCCATCAGCGGGCGGAACGCACGCTCGCGGACAATGCGAAAGCCACGGTTGACCTGGCGGCTGGGCCAGTCATACCAGCGCTCCTTTGCCTTTGCGGCAAGAGCATGGGCCATGTGGTTGGGCAGCACCAGAAAGCATTCCACCAGCGAGGCAATAACCACCGCGATCACGGTCAGCGGAATGTCCCGCACCAGTGTGCCGTACCACCCGCCGACCAGCGTCAGGCCGAAGAAGGCGATCACCGTCGTGAGCGTTGCGGCAAAGACCGGCATGGCCATGCGGCGTGCGGCGTTCTCAGCCGCCACAAAAGGGGGCTCACCGAGGTTACGGGCGCGATAATCGGCATGTTCCGCCACCACAATCGCATCATCGACCACAATGCCCAGAGTGATGATCAGCCCGAAGAGCGACACCATATTGATGGAAAGCCCCGCCATATACATGATCGATATCGCCGCCATCATCGCCACAGGGATGCCTGCCGCGACCCAGAAGGCCGAACGCGCGTTGAGAAACAGAAACAGCAGCCCGACAACCAGAGCGAGCCCCATCAGCCCGTTGTCGATCAGCGTGGTAAGCCGCGCGCTTATCGCCTCGGACCTGGTATTGCGCAGATCCAGCGTGACACCGGCAGGCAGTGTTGCCTCCATTTCCGCGGCAACTTCTTCGACACGGGCCTGCAGTCGGATCGCATCGCCTTCGGCGGAGCGGTCGACGCGCACCATGACGGCCGGATCATCGCCCACGAAAAAGCTGCGTCTGCGATCTGAACCGAGGCGTTCGACCGATGCCACATCCCCGATCGTCAGCTGGCTGCCCCCCGTACCGCTGCGCAGAACGATCGCCGCGATCTCTTCGCTGGTGCGCTTTTCAGAGCCCGCGCGCACCCTGGCGCCTGCCCCTTCGACGCTGCCTGCGGGATCTGTGGCCACTTCGGCGCTGATCGCCGCTGCGATCTCCTCCATGGAGATATCGTTGCCGATAAGTCTGACCGAGGGCACCTCGACGAGGATCTGCGGATCTGCGACGCCACGCACGCTGGTCCGGGTCACGCCGGCCTCAAAGAGGCGTACCCTGAATTCGTCGGCATAGCGTACCAGCTGTTCGGTGCCGACAGGTCCGGTGAT is part of the Roseobacter ponti genome and encodes:
- a CDS encoding aa3-type cytochrome c oxidase subunit IV → MADYKHGEMNTDVQEKTFDGFMRFTARTVIVIILLLVGMAIFIT
- a CDS encoding DUF6173 family protein, with product MGKKAGKSAGKPKLHEVHTDPACRSASDILLPDVMKGPAEEKKSPARWAYERMILYIRNFEQDLDNDHEVAMGFAGGDAGVLRIEGMGYFDPDIVTFYGTDATGGRTQLVQHVSQLSVMLRALPKPHERAKPARIGFRLVQDLEEGGTG
- a CDS encoding MBL fold metallo-hydrolase gives rise to the protein MKDRPTEGLRYPFEEPPAGGAAVEVADGVLWMRLPLPMKLDHVNVYALDDGDGWTVIDTGFASKRSRAIWENLMQGPLGGKPVRRVIVTHHHPDHIGLAGWFQTTQGAELVTTRTAWLMARMLTLDAQDVPVPETVAFYRSAGMAPEVLAKRESERPFNFADVVAPLPLGFTRIADGDSITMGGRTWDIHTGHGHAPEQATFWSRDDDLVISADQILPSISPNIGVYATEPMADPIGDWLESCERFAGMARDDHFVLGGHKLPFTGLPLRMRQLIDNHHGALKRLMTFLDTPQAAGDCFMPLFRRNIGDAEYGLALVEAVAHLSHLYQTGQVTRARRDDDAWIYQRRD
- a CDS encoding acyl-CoA dehydrogenase; its protein translation is MPYHAPVEDFAFILKHIVDFDQLRETELFADSTEDVTQAILTEAGRVSDEVLAPLQRPGDLHPARLENGVVRTSPGYAGGWSAIADGGWIGITADPENGGMGLPVTLASAVNDMMSGACLSLQLAPLMSQGQIEALEHHASDAIKDLYLPKLIAGEWSGTMNLTEPQAGSDVGALSTKAEPKGDGTYAVSGQKIYISWGDHDVAENVCHLVLARLPGAPAGTKGISLFIVPKYLPDNAGNPGVANSLRVVSLEHKLGLHGSPTAVMEYDGATGWLIGAEQGGMAAMFTMMNNARLGVGIQGIGVAEAAFQHAWAYATDRKQGRSRRENASGTITDHADVRRMLSTMKAEVFAARGIALSCAMAIDLARATGDAEWKARAALLTPINKSFGTETGIAVSDMGLQVHGGMGFIEETGAAQFCRDVRVTAIYEGTNGIQAMDLVGRKMMDGGEAAFRLLDEVAACASEARAVLPDLGEAVWQACETQREATEWLVAQSDPDDRFAGAVPYQRAFARVLGGYVHLRAALADRGGAREKLARFYITRLLPEHEGLLAHAQAGAEDLYSLTDDDLAA
- a CDS encoding L-threonylcarbamoyladenylate synthase is translated as MHKDPTVTLAADAAGLQQAAALLRAGALVAFPTETVYGLGADARNGAAVAAVYAAKGRPSFNPLIVHVPDVAAARELTVWNDAASVLARAFWPGPLTLVLPLKQGHGLASLITAGLDTVAIRVPAHPAARALLQTFGGPVAAPSANPSGRISPTRASHVLAGLDGRIAAVLDDGPCAVGLESTIVGFDPAPLLLRAGGVPAEAVSSILGQPLASPGGDTITSPGQIASHYAPGAPVRLNATRPRPGEVMLGFGDIPGDLTLSATGDLQEAAATLFDHLHALDATGRPIAVAPVPEHGLGEAINDRLRRAAAPR
- a CDS encoding YqgE/AlgH family protein, which encodes MDLTGKLLVAMPGMGDPRFEHSVVLLCAYSDKGAMGLILNKPSPDIRMSDVLDQLEITPVEDAAAMVVHFGGPVETGRGFVLHSQDYQSHLHTLLVTGGFAMTATMDILEEIARGQGPERALMMLGYAGWGPGQLESEIARNGWLTADASRALVFDTPARAKWTAALESLGVDPVLLSADAGRA
- a CDS encoding protein-disulfide reductase DsbD domain-containing protein, coding for MTRFALATAFTALCALPAAAWDGAAAPVTAQVLPGWVTADGTYVAALHLQMAPGWKTYWRAPGDAGIPPSFDWSASRNLGSVSVSWPTPQIFDQNGMRSIGYSGDLVIPLYVSPVTSGQAVDLSVGMDLGVCSDVCVPWQLDMAATLNDTGGKPVPAIAAALAQRPLSAGEAGVTAATCRIEPTSDGLRVEARVSLPAAGGAEVVVLEPGVPGVWVSEAQTRRQGGDVIAVSEMIHARDGAFALDRSAIRITVLGGAHGVDIQGCTPG
- a CDS encoding efflux RND transporter permease subunit, whose product is MSRRMPAAAGGILSYFTRHRTVANLVLVLMVLAGAVSVPNMRTQFFPDVIPQEITVTVPWEAAGAEDVDRGIIELLQPVLLAVDGVDYTASTASEGSASVRISFEPNRDMDQALRDVESAVNAVTGLPEGAEDPEVRFNAWRDRVTNVVITGPVGTEQLVRYADEFRVRLFEAGVTRTSVRGVADPQILVEVPSVRLIGNDISMEEIAAAISAEVATDPAGSVEGAGARVRAGSEKRTSEEIAAIVLRSGTGGSQLTIGDVASVERLGSDRRRSFFVGDDPAVMVRVDRSAEGDAIRLQARVEEVAAEMEATLPAGVTLDLRNTRSEAISARLTTLIDNGLMGLALVVGLLFLFLNARSAFWVAAGIPVAMMAAISIMYMAGLSINMVSLFGLIITLGIVVDDAIVVAEHADYRARNLGEPPFVAAENAARRMAMPVFAATLTTVIAFFGLTLVGGWYGTLVRDIPLTVIAVVIASLVECFLVLPNHMAHALAAKAKERWYDWPSRQVNRGFRIVRERAFRPLMAGVVAARYVVLAGVLAILASQVAVFIRGDIQWRFFDAPERGTIRGNFMMTETASKDDALAMMHEMQRATGALRADYTERYGTDPVDTVIAQVGGAFGRGLSGAGSRDKDLQGGISIELIDADAREFTSSAFVSDLQQLVVRHPLAETVAFRGERRGPQSDAISVKLSGAGAAGLKAASLEMQSELADYPEVSALQDSLSYDIDELLLDLTPQGQALGFTIDELGRSLRNRLAGIEAATFPDGTRSTEIRVELPEEELTADFLAGTQMRTPDGGYVPLADIVTVERRAGFRSVRRTNGVREITVTGDISEDDPERATEVTRFLRDDLMPRIASTYQVDYEIAGLAEDENRFLSDAASGMLLCLAGIYVALAWVFGSWSRPVIVMAIIPFGLVGTIYGHAAWEIPLSMFTVVGLLGMTGIIINDSIVLITTIDDYAEDRGLIPSIIDGATDRLRPVMLTTLTTVLGMTPLLYETSRQAQFLKPTVITLVYGLGFGMILVLLVVPALIAVQHDISRQIRAMRRGLGAPVRRIRMSFMLLWGLVLAWGAATLGWTIITGSMMPGLRGPVPVGADETSVAGALMVFLAGAAVISALGYAAGAVMLRAPGSARRQPGVQP